The DNA region AATTAGTCAAACCAAACAAATTgccaaataatttgattatcatATATAGCCTAGTGCGTATGTGTGTTATTGTATAACAACCATGTATAAACTAGAAGTAAGCATTTAACAAAATAGAGCAGGTGTAAAGAAAACATATCGTAACAAGTATGTCAGTAATCGGGTCGCGAGCTATCGGCAGCCGTGATTAGATAAATGACGGTGCCGCAAATATTTGACGGGTAAACAATGGTCACTCACATATCACATACACCTCTGTAGGATTTGCTACGTGCaatcatttagtttttaataactgATGCTAGAACAGAACctttgtaactttattttaacaaaaagcgAAATAAGCTTAGATGTAGGTATGtagatatgaaaattaaatctgatttagtttaatatttctaataaactttttcgTATTTTCAACCAATAatctaaaagtatattaatcaaGTATGTTAATCCtgattaacataataaaaattcaatatctatactcaaataaaaatctCTAATTAAAACTACCTTCCCTTCctctaaatcaaatataatcaaataaaaatatactttattcaagtaggcttgtacaagcacttttgaatcgttatttaacaaatttatactAGTATAAGCATTATGAGAAAAATTTACATGAAAGTGATAATAACGCATAGTCAATTTTTAATGCCTTGATCACAGCCAAGACCAATAACACACATGTAATAAACTTCAAAGTATTCCTTTctgttgttatataatattaactgccCGCTCATTACAAGTTAAGGAACATGTACTACTTATATACAGCTTAAATACAGATGAGTTTCAGTCAGTGATTTACACATACAAACATGGTTACGCTCTATCTTTGTctatttttttgctttatttgtgtAGCCCGGGTtgaaccaataaaaaatattagtagcaACACGAAAATTTCGACGTCGTGTTTGGTGCGCTGTCACGAACCTACGAATAAGCATGTAAAGATGTTGGTCCAGTGCTTGCGACCAGAGATAGTGATAGAGGTCTCTGGTTGTATCGAATTGTCCAATTGTATCGTAAAAGCGCCacaattaagatttattattcattctttaaaaaaatatctttttatatacttaacgaTACGATATAAAAGTAACGGTAAAGTTATagaaaattgtgttttatacCGTTTCTCATTTATACCTACTTCAAGTtcaatgaatgttttattaaatggtGTTCGAATATGTACCTTCTATAAAAACCCCTAGACTGATTTATCTAAATCAGTCAGGtgaaaaatttattcatatgaaaaatatgtatgtatatataccctCATGGTCCAGCTTATTTTTCCTTGACGTATGAGAGCATTTTTCGATATTTCagcaaaaattgttttttgacGGTTAAAAATATGTAGACTTTCATGGGTTTTGGTATGTGGTATATCAAGGTAGGTCAAATTACTAGacatttacaattacaatatttatcctTATCAAAAGTTCCTATAACCTTTATAACCTTCAGAATTGCTTCGTTGTTgtaactttttacatttttgtttctaGTTTCTTTTAGATTTATACAACTTCAAAGATCCTGGTTAAATTAAGCTTAAtaggtttttaatataagtaaaataagaataatcaCAATGCTGAAGACAGTAGCGtcacatttttgttaaattataactcATTTTACTtgagtataaataatatctatttagttttattataatgtcgaaaaaaaatattcatgttaaaatcattaatcgtaggaaaattaaaataaaaaaaggaatatcatcaatcaatttaatattcacataagttatatacttagtatttaaacatttatacaattCATACATTGAATAGGGTACTGAAGAACcacacttatataatatatttccttgGAATGTTTATGAAGTATAAAAAAGGAATaagaattacataaaatatatatgtaaaaaattacaagtttggtaaaaagaaatattattctttatcaaatatatttcgtaaatCAATATGTACACAATATACATTTTCTAAAATCTACACTATGTTTAAACtacgaaattatttcataaatatatttttttggaatatacataaataactattCACTAGGCGTATTCGACTATGATAATACTGAGCCTTAGGTCTAAATATTGCAATCTGATAAAATCTGGTCATTTTCATAATGATATCTTAGATAATAATTGTTGCTtgctttatacaataatttacaaatgaacACTAAAATGCATTTAATGActgaattaaattgttatttttttatttatttattatatataattactttaaaactgTTTAAACTTGAAGTCGAATCattgttacttaactataaaaaaaaacatattaattgagAAAAACTTTTGGCAAGAAtcaaaaaaacaatgtaaaatgATTATCTTTGTTAAATTCTTCAAAATTTTTGGTGTCCGGTGTCCTTTCAAGATTTCTTATTAGTTTAaggtattacaataaaataggaACCAATACCTTACATTTAGCAACTAAAAGTAAATGTGTCACAAATAGTATTCGAGCTGGTAGTCAAAAATTATGCATACATAATATGCTcagaacgaaaaaaaaaattacgctcaatttttttaaacttatgtaataaataaatgttgcgatgaatttgcaaaattatttaaagagacCAATGCCAATATTCTGTTTCTATGTTACCTTCACACTTATCAGTTTGCTGTAAACCGATTGCATGCGTCAGATAGATAAGCACGCCGTTGGCACATACTGAATCTCCACGCATACATAAATGTACTCACAAGAGCAAATCGCTTAAAGCAAAACCGGTCTTTAAATATTGCAAAGCCTTCGCAAACGGCTAAAAACGACTAGTTAAccacttttgaaattaaaaacgtattcaCCACCAACAGCCACTTGGTTGAGGACCATGCCCCGTGACCGGCGGCTGATGATGCATCGGCTGATATGGGGGAAGAGACATGCCAAGTGGAGGTAGCCCGTCCGGTTTTCCGATGCACGGTCTACCATCCTTCACGAGTACCGGAACAGCTACACGTCTGGGTGAATTCAGACCACCAACGTTTAAATCATGCGAACCTTTTTCTTGAACGGCCCGTTTCGTTTTGTATCTGTGGTTTTGGAACCAAATCTTCACCTGCGTCGGCGTCAAACGTATTAAACTCGCTAAATGTTCTCTTTCTGGAGCGGATAGGTATCTCTGTTGTCTGAACCGTCTTTCCAGCTCATATGTTTGGGCCTTAGAGAACAAGACACGACGTTTACGTTTCTTGTGTGAGAGACCGGAGTCGTTACCTGTTGGTGGTTGATCATGATCGTTGTCGTCATCGTGTTCTAAGCTATGATCGTGGTCGTGATCGTGGTCTTGATCGTGACGGGTGTCAACAACAGTCGGAGACGATGCCGCCGGGCCTACGTAAGAGAGTTCAGATGCACGAGACGTACTATCCGGACTCGCTTGCTGTCCAATAATacctaaaacaaaaagtttaattgtaattgatattcatattaacatttcaaatataaaaaatgttatgtatccAGAAATGTAATGtgtgtatgttatatttaagcACTGTTTAATAGTCCAGTAAGCTTCAATCGGTTTTATTGACTGTTACACATTTCAAATACTTGTAGTTCAAATCATATTCAATGTTATTCGCATCTAAATCTCCACTTAATCTGTTAGGGTCGCTCTATTTAACTCCAACTAGAGAACGTTCGCAAAAGAATAATGGGACATGAAAAAATCACCGCAAATAAAGCATTGTTCATTTGTTCTCCATTTTCCCCTTACATATTGGACACAGTTTCACACGGATGTGTCAGAAGGCGGGAGGAGGCTGGGCGTGGTAACGGTGGGGAGAGAGGGGAGACACCCACCCATCGGCAGCTGTACTATTGTTCTGAGAACGTCTATAGCACTAAGCGTATCTCGCGGAGATAATAGGTACTACTTTTTTGTGTATAGTAGGTATAGgaagcaattaatttaaatataaagaatttattgtgctacagtttaattaaataatattccacaACTAtactataacttaaatattctacaaaataaaaatcatataatatgatGTTACCTCACTAAtactatctattatatattaatcacgTATTCCTATTCATTTTTTAGAGCATTTAGCATTATCGTAGTTTagattaaacaaaagaaaactacAGACAGTTTATAAAACGAGTGTATCTCTTCACTAACCAACAGCCATTACCGGGACAACAATGGAATCTATAACTATCATCAAATAATGTACAAATAGCATCCCTAACAGCCGCAAACACTGTAATTGATAGCCAGCTGCCTCCCAATTCTCTATTGGTGACAAATTCGTTCCGCATCGCACCCCTCTAAAGTTAAACAATCGGTTAGCCCCCAATCTAAGGGCGTGACATCAAGCTCCccattttaaacgaaattcgaTAAAACTATCACATTTGCTATATATAAGAActtccttaaaataaaaactacttctACAAACGGAAATTTCTTaggtcattaaaaataaaataataatttaaaaaatcattaacaaCGATGAATCTATCTGTACGATTAGTATGTATTAATACAGTTAGTATTGTATCAGACTTTTGATTTTTAAGCATTCTCATAATTACATctgatttaaaataagttcagAATTTTCTTATGATAAATTGGGCATAACATgtaaagattgttttttttatcaatatgctTTCTAAAAGATAATTTACTAGATAATACTGGAAAAAAACAATGACCAAAAACGTATAATACCATTTGCCTCGTGAGCCAATTACCGGTTTTATTTGGATTGTTTAATCACGACACGTGGGATTAGTATTTTTGAACAAGCAATCAAATATATCAACGAGTGCCGAAATATTAGATAAGcgataaacataattaatgacAACCACAGATTAGCGGCTGAAGGCACTCGATTGGAGGAgcatttcaaaaaataatctcgCCCTCTCGACGCCGACTACCGAACACCTATTATATTCGAGTGGGtcaatatatttgtgtatgatAATTCGTCTAGGTACTTGTCTTCATTGAGAGTGATAAATTTGAAGATATCCAAATTGAAGTTTTATCgctaaaatatgtatttgttaacGTTATACCAACGTTGAAGTTGGATgaaatcgtttttaaataaagtattttgtatacACGCAGCAAATTGTTGATGGATTTTTCCTATGTAACACAAATAACATTCTACATAATATCACATTTTATCTGTTATCTTTGGATAAATATGTCATTTCGTAAAGAcaggttaaaatatttttcctttataGTAAAGCATGATATGTGCGAGAATTACAGTAATGATAAATATtcctgataaataaaaataatattagttttctccgcatcgtatataatattatttttcaaatataaaaataatatatatatacatatatgtatatggtatAAGTACTACAAAATGTCTGTAAAAAACGTTACAAGAGCTACTCTTGTGGAGTTCTGCTTTCGTGTGATATTACCGCACTTGTTTAGTGAAAAGCTGTCATAAACTCACGCTGAGCATCATTATCTAAAGTTGCTCTTCATAGAAAGCACTGTCAATATACTCATAAGAGTAACTTGAAACCAATCCGACCGATTACAGACAACGAAAAAGAACTATTAAAAATTGtgactaaaattttaatgtaggAAAACCAAACTTACATCCTTGACCGGAATAGAAGATACGTTTTTTACTGGAAAATGTAgattgaaaatgtatatttagcCATCCAATTAAACTCTTAGCCACTTCACAAATGGTGTTGTTCAACCAGTGGCCTGAATGACACTCAGCTAATTTATATTCCGTTCATAGAATAGGGActatcatgtaaataaaaatatttatattgatagtttAGGTTAGAACAAAATGATTTGGTTACAtgctaaatacatataatatcgcGCCTatgtacagatttttttaaatggtttttacATCGTAACTACTCTTGGTACTTACGTAAAATGGCTGGGCGTTATTGGATGGCTAATTAAGCTAGTTGACATATATACTACAAGCTAGTCTTTCCATATCGGATGTCCTGCCTTATAAAGTTACGATTGTAATACAACTTATTCGAtcctttcataataataatctataatattattttacattaatgaaATTCCCAAAATATGATTAATGGGTTGCTTACCAGTTCCATCGTGTTGATCCAAAGAAAGCCAAGGTTGATGATGTCTTAATAGTTCGTGTGAATAATGCTGAGGCGGCGCGTAGGGCGGTAGCTCAAGCGAATTCAAGCTGCCCTGCGCGGGCGCTTCTAAGCCTTTAGCTTCATTAAGTCCCAGAATATCAGAAATTTGAAATCCTGGCCGTTGACCCGGCATCTTCATACTATCAAGTAACCTGcaacaacattaatatttatagtaatcgttttgtataaaagtatataaaataaacatacctaTTTTAAACACATCAAGTAAATAAACccagatatattatgtattcctttaatttaaaacacacgTAAAACATGCAACTACAAACATATGAATTACGCTTGTTAAAGACTTAAACGCGTTAATtctaaaagataattaattttattatatcgcaTCTTACATTAGTGtgatttatgcaaataaaaatgatcttgtatacataatatagtttgGTTCCGGTATAGTAGAATAGAGCCGTCGACCGGCATTTCTTATCCCGTGATAGTCGTGAAAGTCGACCACggacatttttataaagattatgaATCAAAAACATCCCGCACAAATAATCAAACCGCTAGTAAAACCGTTGCCAAAAACGGTTGTTAAGTGGCTGGCAGTAAGTCTGCCCAATCCTATTTCATGCAGATATATCAATGAACTGTGCCTAAATAAAGATGTAAGGAAAAACGAATGTTGAATTAACTAATATAAAGAACAATGTTTGTAATAAAGGAATCACGAGAAAAATCGTTCTTAAAAGACGTATCCTACATATATTCCAAGAACGTAAATCTATCAACAAATATTACctttacaaataacaaaaacgaCTCAAGGGCGCATAATTGAAAAGAAACACACAAGTTCCATCATGAATTGATGACAGTACTTTGTTAAGTGAGAACCTCTCCAGAAAACGTGACCCAAATAAAAGATCGAGGAATGCTCAAAAAGGACTAAAGAGTCAGATGTCTATTAAAACATCAGAATTACATGTAGCTGTGAAATTTTCCAGGGTGTTGTACGTGACGTTATGAATGAACGACTATATAAGCGGGCGGCGGCGGCCTTTAGCAGGTTGTAAACATAACTATTAACAAGCTCTCACTAGGATGCAAGAAAACTGTCACATGTGATGGTTCAAGTAATTATAAGAATCATTCAattaaagtttcaatttaaacgGCTATcgcaattaaatatatgttttctaaatataattgaattttcctACATTGCTCTCAAAAATTAGAAACACactcagaaaaaaatatagtttttatgtttgagtaatatgatttatattaaaaaagtaaaatatataaaataactttttatatcagTACATATATGACACGTATCGGACACATGAAATCGCAGGTCAACCCTTACCCTGGGAAAGCGGAACGAAAAGCAGCCGGATAAAGAGCTGGTAAGAAAGCAGGTCCCCATGGCGGCAGCAAAATAGGGCTCCATGCTAACAAGGATGCCGGCGGCAAGAACGGTGGCGGCGAACGCGCACTTTCACCCTCCTCACACTTCATCTCCCGACCGGGAGAACTCGCCTTCGGAATAATCTTGGAAACTAACACGAAACACCCGCGTAAACACGTGCTGCGTCTCGCGACGCTGCGCTCGTACTAAACAACCCTCGAGTGGCCCTCGGGGTGAAGAACACCCCGCACCGCCCTCGTACTTCGACAGCCTACTCAGCTCAGTTTGAGGGTGCTCCACAGACCTCCGCCAATGGCAGCATTCGTTCGACTGGGCGGGTCATAAACAAACCAATCGCATCGCTCCCAAAGCCTTCCCAACAAAAAAAACTGGAGTATACTTTTGAATAGAGGAGCTTTCGACGTAGCGTTACGTTATGTTGCTTTTGTAATGAGTGCGCGCGTTAAGCCCATTGTTGAGCCGGGTTCGTTATGGACGCCGCTCTAAATGCCCGGATAACGATATTCATTTAGAGTGTTTTTAATAACTTGATGTAAGCTCATGGTGATTTTTTTGAGCTTTTTCTAGTACAATATGATATGAACGTATTTGTACACTGCCTATTTATCACCTAACATTTATGTATtgtcacattttttattaaaatttgggggtttaagttaaataaatgtgcacaatttaaattataataataaaaactataaatgtcGCAGGTATTTAAACAGACGAGAATATAAAGAGTCTGTCTTTCAATTCCGACGTAAAGTTGCACATGTGCTAATACTTAGCACAATGCCTCTcgaaaaacaatacaaagtacgATGGAGTTCCATGAACAGGTACAAAACCTGCATTTATCAGTTTATGACTTGCACGTGTGCGCGACGCATTGTTTCATCTCCTGGCTGTTctagtttttgttattgtttatatgtAACTAATTTACTAAAGCTCGAGCCGTTGAGTTACTAACAACGTAAcatacaagttaatataatataacaataccataacataatttctttcattactcatttttacaaataaaatactaactatttagttacataaaccatagttttatttattaaataaactcattccttcatttacttgattaacacaaaacatgaattatttttcaaaacaaatttaaattctttcttaattctataaatctcttggagggtatcgcttttgtgaacatgtcagctagttgatttcctgtggaaataggttctagctttattatttgattagcgatttgttccctaataaaatgatattttatatctatgtgcttagattttttgtgatttgtggggttattggcaatacatatacaactattattgtcttcaaatattacaataggctctgttatttgtatagaaatactatttaacaatgaccttatccagactgcttctctcacagcctcaaagagagccatgtattcagcttccgttgaagagacggcgacagtattttgttttcgtgtggtccacgaaattgtacaattattaaaggccttaaacaaatagccagttgtactttttctgtcgttcttgtcacctccccagtcggaatctgcatacccacttattatctctttatattcagattttttataaaccaattttaaattaattgtacctttaatgtatcgtaagagatgttttaaatatttccacaactcttcgttatttttagattgatatctacttaatatattaatacaagcacaaatatctggccttgtgcaaagcattgcatacataaggcatcctataacatttttacaaggtgcatcatagtgagtgtctgaatttaaagctacaaaattgattttagaaggaaaaggtgaattcgatggattacaatctttcatagaaaatttatttagaacattttgcaaatatgttgtttgatctaaagaaattgtattagttgttctttgaattctaataccaagaaatagttttaagtccttcaaatcagtcatttgaaatttttgcattaaactgtttttaaacgcttgtaataaattactatttttagtagtaataattaaatcatcaacgtacagaactatatacacgtttttatctatacaatttttatctaatatgtacagacaaggatctaattcagagttcttaaaacccatttccttgagaatgagatcgaaccgtgcataccaacacctggacgactgctttaggccatataatgttttattcaatttacaaacctggttattacttgctaaaataccttccggtacttccatataaatattttctttcaatataccatttagaaacgcggttttaacgtccatgtggtgtaaatgtaaatcaaactgatttgccagtgctaatataaatctaaaagtagttatccgagccactggtgcgaacgtttcgtgatagtcttgtaaatactcttgagtgaaacctcgagcaaccaaccgagctttataacgtgtaggttcaccaaattcattatttttaattgtaaatacccacttgcaacttataatattaacatttttcggtctaataactaatgtccacgtttggttgcttcgaagcgactcaatttcatcgtgtatagcgttcaaccacttatcagaatcgtgcctatcgaaaatattcttatatgatgtaggtaaagattgcgtatcattaaaaagagataaaaataaatcaggatcgtgcatttgcttataattctttgggggtaattctcgaattctttcgctacgtcttaaattagtggtattcgatgaaccgtccaacgaattgtcattaaaagaatcttgttgttgatctatttttagctttgccgaatcaatttcgggcttactaaattttgaaagggtttcaatgttgtcactactgctacgtgtagggcgtgatttttcaaagtctaactcgtcaaaaataacatcgcgagctataaaaacttgattattttcgatattgaataatctataaccgtttgcatcgtaaccgatcaatattgacttgaaagatttctcatcaaatttagtttttctagctttgttatgaacgtatgcagtagatccaaacatttttaaatgatttattttcggccttttaccatgccacatttcgtatggtgttttatttatcagagttttagtgggtagtatgttaattaaataagtagctgttaaaacagcttcaccccaaaatattttatttaatttcgcacttgtaaccaatgttcgagccatttcggttaatgtacgattcattctttctgatacaccattttgttgtggggtgtaaggaaccgttaaatgatacattatccctttgtcaacacaaaattctttgaattcgtttgaaaggtactctcggccattatcgcaatataaattaacaactttagaattaaataaattttcacattttgttacgtagtctttcatacatttatatgcttcagatttagaatgcatcaaatacgttactgtataatgagtaaaatcgtcaataaaagtaataaaataatttttatcatcaaatgtaggtggtgtaataggaccacaaatatcggaatgaactataaaaagtggcctatttctgactgatttatcttttgattttgcaaagggcaaccgcgactgtttaccaagtatgcaagactcacataatgtatcattaggcataatatcattaattaggtaactatcatcaattaagttttttagaatgttaaatttatttttgtttaagtgacctagacgcttatgccatagttcgtaagatgtagaagtttgagacaaatttaaattatgttgagatcgcgtatgcacttgaaaaactaatttaaataaattattactgataacactcgatactaaacacttgatactattgttaatataaacactgttatttttaaatataacaaccatacctccttgttgaatacgatatacagatattaaattacatggcacgtccggcgcatataatacattattaatcgccccttgaaaacctaaattagtagtgacatttattgtacctttaccaaacgcttgaatgctttcattgttcttagctataccaattttaatcggtattgtgaactctgagtaggaagaaaataattccttactatttacaacgtggtcagttgcacccgaatctaaaatgaaaacaatattattaatatgatatttataagaatttgacaacttacacgttgaaaacataaatgcgaaactgtcctcgttatcgtttctgatttgcaaagcgctcgcagctgctgttttactgccgctactacctccattttgttgtaactttttgaaaaatcgacaatccttcttcatatgatttcgtcgtccacaataatcacaatataattttgaaattttatatgatgaatttccggtgtatgacttctttttataataattatatgatttccttttatcgaatccaattttgttctgcgatttgaatttattcgttgatgtatgtaaaactttgagttctgtcgtcgtggtattctttagtttgacttcgtgatctagaagacgagtttttacaaaagatagatgcaattgttcctctccaagtgtttccagtgccgttataacaccatcgtatgatgtgggtagagtaaaaagtaaatgtgatattttatccatctcatccaattttgcaccagccgatattaattcagtaatgatattatcgaaattgttaaaatgttcgaatagtgtcacatctggctgtagtttcatattaagtaactgtttacgtaaagccaattgagtcgctaagctcctccgctcatatactttgtctagttcggccattatggattttgcagtagaagaacctcttgcaaagcttaaaaatgtgtcacccaagtaatctacaatcgtaccttttgctagcatattcttcttaatccactcattatctggtattggtggtggttcttcgtcaataacaggcaataactgcatttcttctagtagtgaccttatacgaaacttccaagtactatagcgatcaccgttaaattgttgt from Vanessa atalanta chromosome 14, ilVanAtal1.2, whole genome shotgun sequence includes:
- the LOC125068705 gene encoding homeobox protein Nkx-2.2-like isoform X2 gives rise to the protein MDYVLSSMGYGDYYNYDNNWSIIPADYGADPNCQYRQPQVEEDYRYGTYALLDSMKMPGQRPGFQISDILGLNEAKGLEAPAQGSLNSLELPPYAPPQHYSHELLRHHQPWLSLDQHDGTGIIGQQASPDSTSRASELSYVGPAASSPTVVDTRHDQDHDHDHDHSLEHDDDNDHDQPPTGNDSGLSHKKRKRRVLFSKAQTYELERRFRQQRYLSAPEREHLASLIRLTPTQVKIWFQNHRYKTKRAVQEKGSHDLNVGGLNSPRRVAVPVLVKDGRPCIGKPDGLPPLGMSLPPYQPMHHQPPVTGHGPQPSGCWW
- the LOC125068705 gene encoding homeobox protein Nkx-2.2-like isoform X1, whose product is MRMMGDEQMGYGDYYNYDNNWSIIPADYGADPNCQYRQPQVEEDYRYGTYALLDSMKMPGQRPGFQISDILGLNEAKGLEAPAQGSLNSLELPPYAPPQHYSHELLRHHQPWLSLDQHDGTGIIGQQASPDSTSRASELSYVGPAASSPTVVDTRHDQDHDHDHDHSLEHDDDNDHDQPPTGNDSGLSHKKRKRRVLFSKAQTYELERRFRQQRYLSAPEREHLASLIRLTPTQVKIWFQNHRYKTKRAVQEKGSHDLNVGGLNSPRRVAVPVLVKDGRPCIGKPDGLPPLGMSLPPYQPMHHQPPVTGHGPQPSGCWW